One genomic window of Gossypium hirsutum isolate 1008001.06 chromosome D11, Gossypium_hirsutum_v2.1, whole genome shotgun sequence includes the following:
- the LOC107923766 gene encoding syntaxin-112 has translation MNDLMTKSFLSYVELKKQAEKDLESELDVEKGVGRLNPTDEMNLSKFFQEVASIKITMEEITNLVFDLQTLNEDTKSTHSAKVVRGLRDRMESDTVSILRKAKIVKARLESLDKSNANNRRLSEAYKEGTYVDRTRISVTNGLRANLKQMMNDFQALREKILSDHKEDLKRRYFTVTGEFPTEDMLEKAVSGSENDRFSLKETVEMDLKNKERHEAVMDIQRSLQRLHQVFLDMAVLVETQGEKMDDIEENVANAGNFISGGTNNLHYANQMMKKKAWVYWVWGVIVIILVVCVISMLAS, from the coding sequence ATGAATGATCTAATGACAAAGTCTTTCTTAAGTTATGTGGAACTGAAGAAACAAGCAGAGAAAGACTTGGAATCGGAGCTTGATGTCGAGAAAGGCGTTGGGCGACTCAACCCTACTGATGAAATGAACCTATCTAAGTTCTTCCAAGAAGTGGCATCGATCAAGATAACAATGGAAGAGATTACCAATCTCGTGTTTGATCTTCAAACCCTTAACGAAGACACTAAGTCCACTCACAGCGCTAAAGTTGTTCGAGGGTTAAGAGACAGGATGGAATCCGACACGGTTTCCATTCTCAGAAAAGCAAAGATCGTCAAGGCAAGGCTTGAATCACTCGACAAATCCAATGCAAACAACAGGAGATTATCGGAGGCATATAAAGAAGGGACATATGTTGATCGAACCAGGATATCTGTAACCAATGGCTTAAGGGCTAACCTTAAgcaaatgatgaatgattttCAAGCCTTGAGAGAGAAGATTTTATCAGACCATAAAGAAGACCTCAAGAGAAGATACTTTACTGTTACCGGAGAGTTCCCGACCGAAGACATGCTCGAAAAGGCGGTTTCCGGCAGCGAAAACGATCGGTTTTCGTTGAAGGAGACAGTCGAAATGGATTTGAAGAACAAGGAAAGGCATGAAGCAGTGATGGACATTCAACGAAGCTTGCAAAGGCTGCATCAAGTGTTCTTGGACATGGCTGTTCTGGTGGAGACACAAGGGGAGAAAATGGATGATATTGAAGAAAACGTGGCCAATGCAGGTAATTTCATCAGTGGTGGAACCAATAACCTTCATTATGCAAATcaaatgatgaagaagaaagCATGGGTTtattgggtttggggtgttattgTTATCATACTTGTGGTTTGCGTCATTTCGATGTTAGCCTCTTGA
- the LOC107912013 gene encoding transmembrane protein 53, whose product MLKKPLHEPLPVLNPHLDVSAMKAASFNAPHFPSIITRRTSTQPCPTRFARTLFLKLPQSFQNNPFFRPSANSFASSFSSVSSSSNAFIESTANGTYLGWNKAPEIENDGGGQAKALGNKDKVITVVLLGWLGATNKHLNRYVEWYNSRGIHAVTFLVELKDLLCLDPVSMLDRRIAELANGLATWGSEKEDDGRERCFIFHTFSNTGWLVYGSVIERFQRREGLKEMIKGVIFDSGSADPLNPKVWAAGFAVAILKKLNSKNGSENGGTDSTLQKAEPQMVEAVVLASLEKFFKSVLNMPEVERKFRAVVDAALEAHPHCPQLYLYSTADKVVPYESVECCIEEMSKKGIKVSSFNFGTSPHVDHYRNFPNLYSSELHTFFKECFPLSKQK is encoded by the exons ATGTTGAAGAAGCCATTACATGAACCTCTCCCTGTTTTAAATCCTCATCTCGATGTTTCCGCCATGAAAGCTGCTTCCTTCAACGCTCCCCATTTTCCGTCCATCATCACAAGAAGAACATCAACACAGCCATGTCCAACTCGATTCGCAAGAACCCTTTTTCTTAAACTCCCTCAGAGCTTCCAAAACAATCCCTTTTTTAGACCGTCGGCTAAttcctttgcttcttctttttcctcCGTTTCTTCTTCTTCCAACGCATTCATCGAGTCAACTGCCAATGGCACGTATTTGGGTTGGAACAAAGCTCCGGAGATTGAGAACGATGGTGGTGGACAAGCTAAGGCTCTGGGGAACAAAGACAAAGTCATAACCGTGGTTCTTTTGGGATGGCTTGGGGCTACAAACAAACACTTAAATAGATATGTGGAATGGTATAATTCCAGGGGAATCCATGCAGTTACTTTTCTTGTAGAACTTAAGGATTTACTATGCTTGGATCCGGTTTCAATGCTTGACCGGCGGATAGCTGAATTGGCTAATGGGTTGGCCACCTGGGGTTCGGAGAAAGAGGACGATGGTCGCGAAAGGTGCTTCATTTTCCATACTTTTAGCAACACTGGCTGGCTCGT ATACGGTTCAGTGATTGAGCGTTTTCAGAGAAGAGAGGGGTTGAAAGAGATGATAAAAGGAGTAATTTTTGATTCAGGATCAGCTGACCCTTTAAATCCTAAG GTTTGGGCAGCTGGTTTTGCTGTTGCTATACTGAAGAAACTCAACTCAAAGAATGGATCTGAAAACGGAGGGACCGATTCCACATTACAGAAAGCGGAACCTCAAATGGTTGAAGCTGTAGTGCTAGCTTCCCTGGAAAAGTTCTTTAAATCCGTTCTAAATATGCCGGAAGTGGAAAG AAAGTTTAGAGCGGTGGTTGATGCAGCTTTGGAGGCCCATCCGCACTGTCCGCAGCTATATCTTTATAGCACAGCTGATAAGGTCGTTCCATATGAGTCAGTTGAGTGTTGTATCGAGGAGATGAGCAAGAAAGGGATAAAGGTATCGTCCTTCAACTTTGGCACATCTCCTCATGTCGACCACTACCGGAATTTCCCTAACTTGTACTCATCAGAGCTTCATACTTTCTTTAAAGAATGTTTCCCACTTTCTAAACAAAAATGA